In Candidatus Binatus sp., the sequence CGCCCACTATTACGAAGTTTACGAAACCAAAGACAAGAAGTTTGTCTCGATCGGATCGATCGAAGCGAAATTCTACGAAGAGTTGCTGCGCCTCTCCGGACTGAAGGGCGAGGAATTGCCGCGCCAGCAGGATCGCCAGTCGTGGCCCAAAATGAAGGAGCGCCTGACGAACCTGTTCCTCTCCAAGACGCGCGACGAATGGTGCAAAATCATGGAGGGCAGCGACATCTGCTTCGCGCCGGTGCTCAGCATGACCGAAGCGCCGAAGCATCCGCACAATAAGCATCGCGGGACGTTCGTCGAGACCGGCGGCGTCGTGCAGCCGGGACCGGCGCCGCGCTTCAGCCGAACTCCGAGCGCGATTCAGCGTCCGCCGGCGCGGCCGGGTGAGCATACTGAGGAGGCGCTCCGCGACTGGGGCTTCGGCGCGACGGACCTCGACAATCTGCGCAAATGCGGCGCGATCGCGACAGGCTCGCCGGGAAAATAATTCGCGCGAGTAGCAAAGCTATGTCGGAGGCGGAAATCGTGGCGAAGCGGCGACTCGCGGGCAAGGTCGCGATCGTAACCGGCGCGGGCCGCGGAATCGGTCGCGCGGAGGCGCTCCTGCTCGCCCGCGAGGGCGCGAAGGTCGTCGTGAACGATCTCGGCGGAGGCCCGACCGGCGGCGGCGCGGACTTGAGCGTCGCCGAGCAAGTCGTCGCGGAGATTCGGGCGCTTGGATGCGAAGCGGTCGCGAATCACGACAACGTCGCCACGATGGAGGGCGGCGAGCGGATCATCAAAACTGCGCTGGACGGCTTTGGCCGGCTCGATATCCTGATCAACAACGCGGGAATCGTCCGACCGACCGCGAATCATCTACAACATGAGCGAAAGCGACTGGGACGACGTGATCGATGTCCATCTGAAAGGGCACTTCAGCACGGTTCGTTTTGCGGCGCCGATTTTCCGCGAGCAGAAGAGCGGCGTGATCGTGAACACCGCGTCGGAGTCGGGGCTGGGACATCTCGGGCAATCGAGTTACTCGGCGGCCAAGGAGGGCATCGTCGGATTCACTCGCACGATCGCGCGCGACCTTGGACGCCATAACGTGCGATGCAACGCGATCAGGCCGCGCGCCGCCACGCGCCTTTTCAATGAGGAGGCGCTGCAGGCGATGCAGCGCACGCGCAGTATGCTCGGCAACATCGGGGTGCCCGGTGCGGTCTCGAATCCGCTCGACGACAAGCCCGAGCACGTCGCGCCGCTGGTCGTCTGGCTATGTACCGATGCCGCTTCGAATGTGAACGGCCGAACTTTCGTGGTCGGTGGCGACATGATCGGACTTTATCCGGAACCTGCGCCTGAGCGCGTGATCGTTCGCGAAGGTGGATGGGATCTCGACGCGCTCGATCGCGTCGCCGGTAGTCAACTGACTAATGGACTGCGTAATGAGTTTGGCGGCTCGAAGTGAGCAAATAGCTATTGGCCTAAGCTGGCTCCTTCACATCAAATGCCTGCCACGCTGAGCACCGGCTCGCAAGCGATCGCCTGCCGAGCGTTAGCCAATGGCCCCCGAGCTTTCTACATTTGAGGTATCGACGCCAGCGCATCACGGAATCGGCGACAATCGCTCGCCTCGAATTTTCTGTTGCGTTAATCGGCAGCGTGATGGAAAACATTGCTCGACCATCAGCTTGCGGTGCCCTGCTTGGAGTTTGAATGCCGACCAATGACAACGGTCCGATCGACGATTCCGAAGAATTTCGCCTGCTCGAAGACAGCCGCCACAAAAGCGATTGGCGGCTGTGGGGTCCGTATCTGCCGGAGCGACAGTGGGGAACCGTGCGCGAGGACTACTCCGGCAATGGCGACTCCTGGAATTCATTCACCCACGATCAGGCCCGCAGCCGCGCTTATCGATGGGGCGAGGATGGTTTGCTCGGCGTGTGCGATCGCGAATGCCGATTGTGTTTTGCGCCGACCTTCTGGAACGGCCGCGACCCGATCCTCAAGGAGCGCCTGTTTGGACTCACCGGGCCCGAGGGCAATCACGGCGAGGACGTCAAGGAGTGCTATTACTACCTCGACGCGAGCCCGACCGGCTCCTATCTGCGCGCGCTCTACAAGTATCCGCAAAGCGCATATCCGTACGATCTGCTGGTCGCCGAGAACAAACGCCGCAGCCGCGACGAGCCCGAGTTCGAGCTGATCGATACCGGCATCTTCGACGGCAATCGCTACTTCGACATCTTCGTCGAGTATGTGCAGGCCGCGCCCGATGACATCCTCGTCAAGCTGACGGCGTTCAATCGCGGTCCCGACTTAGCAAGGCTCGACCTGCTGCCGACGCTTTGGTTTCGCAATACCTGGAGTTGGGGACGCGAAGGTAATGGCTATTGGAAGCGCCCGTCGATTCGGCAACTATCGCCGACCTCGGCGCGCCTCGAGCATGAAACGCTTGGCGCTTACATCTATCAGGTCGAGGTTCCCGCGAACGGCAAGCAACCCGAGCTGCTATTCACCGATAATGAGTCCAACTCGATGCGGCTCTGGGGCAAGCCGAATCAAACCCCGTACGTCAAGGACGCGTTCCATCGCTATCTGGTAGGCGGTGAGCGTGACGCGATAAATCCGGCGAAGGAAGGGACCAAGGTCGCGGCGCATTACTCGTTCGAAGTTCCCGGCGGTGGCGAGCAGAGCGTCCATGTCAGATTTTGCGGCGAAGCGGCGGCAGAATCACGCGCGTCGGGCGCTGACGTGGCAGAGCTTTTCGCGCGCCGCGCGGAGGAGGAGCACGATTACTATCGCGGCCTGGTGCGCAGATACGGCAGCCGGCTTATCAAACGCGACGACGGCCAGGCAGGCTTGCCCGCACCAACTCCGCAGGATTTAGACGAACTATACGGTCCCAAGGAAGCGATTGCCGTGCGGCAGTGCTTCGCCGGCCTGGTCTGGACCACGCAGTTCTATCACTACTTCGTGCGCGATTGGCTGGAAGGCGATCCGGGGGAGCCGCCTCCGCCGCCGGAGCGAGCGCATGGCCGCAACGCGGACTGGGAGCATCTGCATAGCTTCGAACTGATCTCGGTGCCGGACAAGTGGGAGTATCCGTGGTTCGCGGCGTGGGATTTGGCCTTTCATACCGTGCCGTTTGCCGTGATCGATCCGGCGTTCGCGAAGAGCCAGCTCGAGTTGATGCTGCGCGAGACTTACATGCACGCCAACGGACAGATTGCGGCCTACGAGTTTGGCTTTGGCGACGTGAATCCGCCGGTGCACGCGTGGGCGGCATATCGTTATTACAAAACCGCGAGCACGGTCGCGAAGCCTGATCGGGTTTTCCTCGCGCGCGTTTTTCAGAAGCTCTTGCTCAACTTCACCTGGTGGGTGAATCGCAAGGATCCCGACGGCAAGAACATTTTCTCCGGCGGATTTCTCGGCCTCGACAATATCGGAGTCTTCGATCGTTCCAAGCCGCTCCCCACCGGCGGACGGCTCGAGCAGGCGGACGGCACTGCGTGGATGGCCTTCTACTGCGCGACGATGCTCTCGATCGCGCTCGAGCTCGCCAGCAATGATCCCGTGTACGAGGATATCGCCTACAAGTTCCTCGAGCACTTCACTTCGATCGTCGAGGCGATGCACGATGTCGGCAAGGAAGGCCTGTGGGACGAGGAGGATGGCTTCTACTACGATCGCGTGGTGGCGGACGGCGTCAAGCTGCCGCTCAAGGTGCGCTCGATGGTCGGCATCATTCCGCTGCTGGCGGCGTCGGTGGTCGAGAGCGACATGATCGAGAAGCTGCCGGATTTCTACGAGCGCGTGCAGTGGTTCAGGGACAATCGCAAGCATCTCGCGCGTCACTTTCAGTTCCGCGAATCGACTCATCCGCCGGGCCTGACTCGCGGCCTGTTGGCGCTGCCGTCGCGCGAGCGTCTCGAGCGCGTGCTGCGCTACGTGCTCGATGAAAACGAGTTTCTGTCGCCATACGGAATCCGCTCGCTCTCGCGCTACCATCTCGAGCATCCGTTCGTGCTCGACATTGGCGGCAGTGAGTATCGCGTCGATTATCAACCCGCCGAATCCCGCTCCGGCGTGTTCGGCGGCAACTCGAATTGGCGCGGACCAGTGTGGTTTCCGATCAATTATTTATTGATCGAGGCGCTCGAGGCGTACCACATCTATTACGGCGATACCTTCAAGGTCGAGTGCCCGACCGGTTCCGGCAAGATGCTCACGCTGCGTGAGGTAGCGGCTGAACTCGCCCATCGATTGTCGCTGCTCTTCCTTCCCGACGAGAACGGGCGCCGACCCTGTCATGGCGACGATCGCCGCTACGCCGAGGATCCGCACTGGAAGGACCTGGTGCTCTTCTATGAGTATTTTGACGGCGATACCGGCAAAGGTCTCGGCGCGAGTCATCAGACCGGATGGACCTCGCTCGTGATGCGATGCCTCAGGCGTTCGAATGAGCAGTGGCAGCGCTATCAATACGAGGCGCAGGCTGAGGTCCCGCAGGAATAGGGCGGGCATCGCGGTGCTGATTGTTGGCTCAAGCATTGGCGATTGCAGGCTCGCCCTGAACTTCATCCCTTTCTTGTGCGAGATTCGGAATGATTGCTTCGTCCGTTGTCAGTAGCCACCGTCCCTTTGCCATCGCGCTCAGAATGCTCCATGCGAATGCGAACACCACGATGGAGATTGCGATAGTGGCGATGAAGCTGTGCCAATCAACGACGGCGCGCAGGTTGCCTATATGGCCGGTAGGTAGAGTCTTATGCGTAAACCGATCGAGCACCGAGACGTTTACCGGCTTGAGCGATTGCGCGATAAAACTGGCATAGAGCGAATAGGTTTCGGCGATCAGCAGGGCGCCGAACAAGTTCAGTCGCGAAATACGATTAGAGGGTGAGGTTGTCATTGGGATTTCTTGGGGATTTTCGTGGCTAAAGCTCCGTCGGATACAGCTACTTTGAACGGAGCATCAGATGTGCCAATCGCGCGGCCGCGACAATCCCCGCGAAGAGACGATGCTTTAAGAGTAAATTCGGTCTGTTAGGAGCCGTAAATTTTACAAACGCCGATTGCGTTGGCGGGAGTTCACGCCGTCATTCGGCCTTGGCCCGCCTCGATGACGCAGCAATCCGCGCAGCGACAGTCTTCAGATCCTCGACGAATCGCCGCATTCGGCGGATTTACAAGAAGCCCAACGCGACGGCGGCGCGGGCGATCATGATGCGGCGGCGCGGCGAGCGCACCTCAAATGTTCACGCTGCGCATATCGTGATAACGGCCGCCGGCGGCAAAGCCCTTCGGCGCGACTTCCTCGATTCGCGCGAGGTCGCTGTTCGATAGCGTTATCTTGGCCGCGCCGAGGTTC encodes:
- a CDS encoding SDR family oxidoreductase translates to MSESDWDDVIDVHLKGHFSTVRFAAPIFREQKSGVIVNTASESGLGHLGQSSYSAAKEGIVGFTRTIARDLGRHNVRCNAIRPRAATRLFNEEALQAMQRTRSMLGNIGVPGAVSNPLDDKPEHVAPLVVWLCTDAASNVNGRTFVVGGDMIGLYPEPAPERVIVREGGWDLDALDRVAGSQLTNGLRNEFGGSK